The following DNA comes from Pseudomonas marginalis.
TGCATGCCAAAACGGTGTTGATCGGTTAACGGCATAAAAAACTCATGGTTTAGACTGAAAATAAAGTATGGCTAATTATTAGTCAGCTAAGCATGAGCCATGTCACTAGGCAAGAGTTGCTATGTACTGATTCGTTACATTGTCGTAATTGGCACACTAAATTTCGAATTCAGACTGCAAAGCGGCCCGCACGCAGTACAAAACCCCCTCAGGAACACGCCCGGTAAACAGCGGTGCAATCTCCGCAACCGGTGGCAATTCGCCTTCTCCGTCCAGGAATGCATCCTGGATTTCGCCGAGCAAATCTTCCGGCAAATCAAGGGCCTGCTCCAATGACAACTGCTGCTTGCCGATGGCTTCGGCCAGCAAGGTGTAGACGTTTTTCTCCGTGCATTGCAACTGGCCGGCGATCTGGATCGGGGTCATGCCGGCGCGGGCCAGGCTGATCAGTTCATGGCGAATATCGGCGATTTCCTTCGGCGCTTCGGCCTGGCCACCAAGCACTTCGAGGAATGCCTGGCCGTAGCGCTCCAGCTTACGCGCACCGACGCCGCTGACCCGTGCCATTTCGGCCATGGTGGTGGGCTGCTCGCGCAGCATCTCCAGCAACGTGGAGTCGGGAAAAATAACGTACGGCGGCACGCTGTGTTCCTGGGCCAGTTTGCGTCGCAGGGTACGCAGGGCTTCCCACTGTTCGCGCTCCTCGCCCCGTACAAGCTGGCTGGCCTGGCTGGTGCTGGTCTTGGCGGTGGTTTGCGGCTTTAGGTCGCGGCGCAGCTCCAGGCTCACCTCGCCCTTGAGCAACGGCCGGCAGCTGTCGTTCAGGCGCAGGCCGCCATACCCTTCGATATCGATGTCCACCAGACCGCGCGCGACCATCTGTCGGAACAACGAACGCCATTCGCCCTCGGCACGGGCCTTGCCGACGCCGTAGACCGAGAGTTTCTCGTGGCCGAAGCTGCGTACTTTTTCGTTGTCCTTGCCCAGCAATACATCCACCAGATGACCGACGCCATAACGCTGGCCGGTGCGATAGATCGTCGACAACGCCTGGCGGGCGGGCTCGGTGGCGTCCCAGGTCTGCACCCCATCGATGCAGTTATCGCAGTGGCCGCACGGTTGCGGCATGTCCTCGTCGAAGTAGGCCAGCAAGGTCTGGCGGCGGCAGCGGGTCTCTTCACACAACGAGAGCATCGCGTCGAGCTTGTGCTGCTCCAGGCGCTTGTGGCGCTCATCGCCTTCGGAGTTCTGCAGCATCTGCTTGAGCATCACCACGTCCTGCAGGCCGTAGACCATCCAGGCATCCGCCGGCAGGCCATCACGGCCGGCACGACCGGTCTCCTGGTAATAGGCCTCGAGGGACTTGGGCAGGTCCATATGGGCCACGAAGCGCACGTTGGATTTGTCGATGCCCATGCCGAACGCGATGGTGGCCACCATGATCAGGCCTTCCTCGTTGAGAAAACGCTTCTGGTGGGCAGCGCGCGTTTCGTTGGGCAGTCCGGCGTGGTACGGCAGCGCCGGGTAGCCCTGCTCGCAGAGGAACGCGGCCACTTCATCGACCTTCTTGCGCGACAGGCAATAGACAATGCCCGCATCGCTGCGTCGCTCGGAAAGGAATGCCAGCAACTGCTTGCGCGGCTGCTCCTTGGGTACGATGCGGTAGAAAATATTTGGCCGGTCGAAACTCGACAGGAACCGCTCGGCGTTCTGCAGGTGCAGGCGCTCGACGATTTCTTCACGGGTGCGCTTGTCGGCCGTGGCGGTCAGGGCGATGCGCGGGACGTCCGGGAACAGCTCCGCCAGTTGACCGAGCTGCAAATATTCGCGGCGGAAATCATGCCCCCATTGCGATACGCAGTGGGCTTCGTCGATGGCGAACAGGGCAATTTCCAGGCTCTGCAAAAACGCCAGCATGCGCGGCTGCACCAGGCGCTCAGGTGCCAGATAAAGCATCTTCACTTCACCGCGCTTGATCCGCGCGGCCAGGTCGCGTTGCTGCTCGGCACTGAGGGTGGAGTTCAAGGCGGCGGCAGCGACGCCAAGTTCTTCCAGGGTCGCAACCTGGTCGTCCATCAACGCGATCAGTGGCGACACCACCACTGCCAGCCCGTTGCGCAACAACGCCGGCACCTGGAAGCACAACGACTTGCCACCACCGGTAGGCATCAGGACCAGGGCATCACCGCCCTTGGCCACGCGCTCAATGATCGCACCCTGGCGGCCACGAAAGCTGTCGTAGCCGAAGATGTCCTTGAGGACGCGTTGAGCCTGATCGAGCATGTATAACTCCAACAAAATAGTGCCGAAATCCCTCTGTACAGGCTGGTCGAAAAAATACGGGCTCACGGAAAATAATCCGTAAGCGAAGTTTTCTCGACCTGGCGCTTGGCCTGCAGGGGCATCACAAAACGCGGCAGTATACCCGAGCGTCATCCGGCAAAGGGCGCCGCTGACGAATTGCAGCCCGTCTCTAAAACCTGGCAAATATGCACGCCGACTGGCTTGGGCGCGCAAGAAAGCCTAGAATTCAGCATCGTTTATTCCCAAGGTAGTCCTTCAATGTCCTTCGCTGAGCAACTAACCCGCCTGCAAGCCTTCCTCGACGCCGATGAGCTGCATGACGAGGCGCTGGACTACGTGGCCGCCCACGGCTACCTGACCGCCCTGTCGATCTGCTCCGAGGTCGTTCCCGACCGTGAATGGATCGACGCACTGTTCGCCGAAGAGCCGCACTACGCCGACGCCGCCCAGCGCGAAGAAATCGAATCCACCCTGCTGGCCCTCAAGGCCCACATCTCTCGCCAACTGGCCTCCGATGAAGAGTTCGAGTTGCCGTGCGAGCTGGACCTGGGCGAGGAGCCGGACGACTCCGACCTGCGCGGCTGGTGCATCGGCTTCATGGAAGGTGTGTTCCTGCGTGAAGCCGCCTGGTTCGAAACCGCCGAGGAAGAAGTCAGCGAAATGCTTTTGCCGATCATGGTCGGCTCGGGGCTGTTTGAGGAAGAAGCTGAATTTTCCGACATCGCCGCCGACGCCAACCTGATGGACGACATGATCGTACAGATCCCCGAAGCGCTGACCGCCCTGTACCTGCTGTGCAACGCCCCTGACGAAAAACCGGCGATCCTCAAGCCACGCCACCACTGAGTCGCTTGCCCGTGACACCCATGGGCAATCGCTCGCTGCTCCTGCGCTACGTGCTGCTGGCCATCGGCTGGCTGAGCGTAGCGTTGGGAGTGATCGGTATTTTCCTGCCGGTATTGCCGACCACCCCCTTCCTCCTGCTCGCCGCCGCCTGCTTCGCTCGAAGCTCCCCGCGTTTCTACCAGTGGCTGGTGGAACACCCGCGCCTGGGCCCCTGGATTCGTGACTACCTGGACGGCAACGGCATCCCGCTCAAGGGCAAGGTCTACGCCATCGGCCTGATGTGGCTGAGTATCGGTTTTTCCTGCTACCTGGTGCCGTTGCCATGGGCACGTGGCTTCATGTTGACCAGCGCGGTGCTGGTGACAATCTACATCCTGCGCCAGAAAACCTTGCCACCGCGCTGAGCGCCCCCTGCGACATTAGATCCCACACGACCTTGGTCGACACTGACTAACCCCAGGCATCATGCGAGACTGTCCAACCGGGCCTGGAATGCCTGGGTGTTCTCATGCTCGGAGTTACCATGACGCTGTCCAGCGGGCTGATCGCCGCCGTTGCCCTGGCCTATATGGCCATTATGTTTGCCATCGCCTTCTACGGTGACCGCCGCCGTGCGCCGCTGCCGCCGCGCATGCGTGCCTGGGTCTATAGCCTGTCGCTGGCCGTCTACTGCACCAGTTGGACCTTCTTCGGCGCCGTAGGCCAGGCCGCCGAACAACTGTGGGCGTTCTTACCGATCTACCTGGGACCGGTGCTGTTGCTGGTGTTGGCACCCTGGGTCCTGCAGAAGATGATCCTGATCAGCAAGCAGGAAAACATCACCTCCATCGCCGACTTCATCGCCGCACGCTATGGCAAATCCCAGTCCCTGGCGGTGGTGGTCGCGCTGATCTGCCTGGTGGGCGTGCTGCCTTATATCGCCCTGCAACTCAAAGGCATTGTGCTGGGGGTCAACCTGCTGATTGGCGCAGGTGCCGATACCACCGGCACCCGAGCCCAGGACACGGCGCTGATCGTGTCCCTGGTGCTGGCGCTGTTCACCATTGTGTTCGGTACCCGCAACCTCGACGCCACCGAACACCACCGCGGCATGGTGCTGGCGATTGCGTTTGAATCGTTGGTGAAGCTGTTCGCCTTTCTCGCGGTCGGGGCGTTTGTGACCTACGGCCTGTACGACGGTTTCGGCGACCTGTTCAGCCAGGCGATGCTCGCGCCACGCCTGGAGGAATACTGGAAGGAAACCATCAACTGGCCGTCGATGGTGGTGCAGACCGGCGTCGCCATGATGGCGATCATCTGCTTGCCTCGGCAGTTCCATGTGACGGTCGTGGAGAACATCGACCCCCAGGAT
Coding sequences within:
- a CDS encoding YbaN family protein, whose product is MGNRSLLLRYVLLAIGWLSVALGVIGIFLPVLPTTPFLLLAAACFARSSPRFYQWLVEHPRLGPWIRDYLDGNGIPLKGKVYAIGLMWLSIGFSCYLVPLPWARGFMLTSAVLVTIYILRQKTLPPR
- a CDS encoding YecA family protein, with the protein product MSFAEQLTRLQAFLDADELHDEALDYVAAHGYLTALSICSEVVPDREWIDALFAEEPHYADAAQREEIESTLLALKAHISRQLASDEEFELPCELDLGEEPDDSDLRGWCIGFMEGVFLREAAWFETAEEEVSEMLLPIMVGSGLFEEEAEFSDIAADANLMDDMIVQIPEALTALYLLCNAPDEKPAILKPRHH
- the recQ gene encoding DNA helicase RecQ, producing the protein MLDQAQRVLKDIFGYDSFRGRQGAIIERVAKGGDALVLMPTGGGKSLCFQVPALLRNGLAVVVSPLIALMDDQVATLEELGVAAAALNSTLSAEQQRDLAARIKRGEVKMLYLAPERLVQPRMLAFLQSLEIALFAIDEAHCVSQWGHDFRREYLQLGQLAELFPDVPRIALTATADKRTREEIVERLHLQNAERFLSSFDRPNIFYRIVPKEQPRKQLLAFLSERRSDAGIVYCLSRKKVDEVAAFLCEQGYPALPYHAGLPNETRAAHQKRFLNEEGLIMVATIAFGMGIDKSNVRFVAHMDLPKSLEAYYQETGRAGRDGLPADAWMVYGLQDVVMLKQMLQNSEGDERHKRLEQHKLDAMLSLCEETRCRRQTLLAYFDEDMPQPCGHCDNCIDGVQTWDATEPARQALSTIYRTGQRYGVGHLVDVLLGKDNEKVRSFGHEKLSVYGVGKARAEGEWRSLFRQMVARGLVDIDIEGYGGLRLNDSCRPLLKGEVSLELRRDLKPQTTAKTSTSQASQLVRGEEREQWEALRTLRRKLAQEHSVPPYVIFPDSTLLEMLREQPTTMAEMARVSGVGARKLERYGQAFLEVLGGQAEAPKEIADIRHELISLARAGMTPIQIAGQLQCTEKNVYTLLAEAIGKQQLSLEQALDLPEDLLGEIQDAFLDGEGELPPVAEIAPLFTGRVPEGVLYCVRAALQSEFEI